In Osmerus eperlanus chromosome 17, fOsmEpe2.1, whole genome shotgun sequence, a single genomic region encodes these proteins:
- the LOC134037897 gene encoding E3 ubiquitin-protein ligase TRIM39-like, whose amino-acid sequence MASCSSLLSEDQFLCSICLDVFTDPVSTSCGHNFCKACITKYWDNCDLCQCPMCKMTFDKRPDLNVNTFISEMAAQFRKSEPLKAAISPDLRPTNPEVSCDICTVSCDICTGTKLKALKSCLVCLASYCEPHLEPHQRVAALKKHKLIDPVENLEDRMCQKHDKLFELFCRKDQTCVCVMCMRTDHKTHGFITLEEAYEQRKNKLGQMMAEMKQMMEERSRKVQEIKLSVETSKRDAEREISDSVQVFTALVRSIERSQAELIEVIEEKQKAAEKQAEGLIQDLEQEITELKRRSTELEQLSHTEDHLHLLQSFPSLSTPPHTKDWSEISVHSGMSAWAVRRAVSQLEETLNKEMEKLPEVKLKRIQQYAVDVTLDPDTAHPYLILSEDGKQVRHRDIKQNLPDNPERFNCCVSVLGKQGFSSGRFYYEVQVEGKTGWDLGVVRESINRKGRITASPKKGQWTVWLRNGDEYEANASPSVLLSLRQKPQKVGVFVDYEEGLVSFYDVEARSHIYSFTRCNFTEKLYPLLSPCMNNEGKNSVPLIITPVTQ is encoded by the coding sequence ATGGCTTCCTGCAGCAGTCTCCTGTCTGAAGATCAGTTCCTGTGTTCtatctgtctggatgtgttcacTGATCCTGTCTCTACTTCATGTGGACACAACTTCTGCAAGGCCTGTATCACCAAGTACTGGGACAACTGTGACCTGTGTCAATGTCCCATgtgtaaaatgacttttgataAGAGACCAGATCTCAATGTCAACACTTTCATCTCTGAGATGGCTGCTCAGTTCAGGAAGTCAGAGCCACTGAAAGCTGCCATCAGTCCAGACCTGCGTCCTACTAATCCTGAAGTGTCTTGTGACATCTGTACAGTGTCTTGTGACATCTGTACAGGTACCAAGCTCAAGGCCCTGAagtcctgtctggtgtgtctggcctcttactgtgagcctcacctggagcctcatcagagagttgcagccttgaagaaacacaagctgatcgaccctgtggagaacctggaggacaggatgtgtcagaagcatGACAAACTGTTTGAACTCTTCTGTAGGAAAGACcagacgtgtgtttgtgtcatgtgCATGAGAACAGATCACAAGACCCATGGCTTTATAACTTTAGAAGAGGCGTATGAACAGAGGAAGAATAAGCTGGGACAGATGATGGCTGAGATGAAGCAGATGATGGAGGAAAGATCTAGGAAGGTTCAGGAGATCAAACTttcagtagagaccagcaagagagatgcagagagagagatatcagacAGTGTTCAGGTCTTCACTGCTCTGGTGCGCTCCATTGAGAGAAGCCAGGCTGAGCTCATTGAggtgattgaggagaagcagaaagcagcagagaaacaggctgaagggttGATTCAagatctggagcaggagatcactgagctgaagaggagaagcactgagctggagcagctctcacacactgaggaccacctccacctgctccagagcttcccatccctgagcacccctccacacaccaaggactggtctgagatcagtgtcCACAGTGGTATGAGTGCATGGGcagtgaggagagctgtgtctcagctggaggagacactcaataaagagatggagaagctgCCTGAAGTTAAGCTGAAGAGGATTCAGCAGTATGCAGTGGATGTGACTCTGGACCCTGATACAGCACATCCCTatctcatcctgtctgaggatgggAAGCAAGTGAGACATAGAGACATAAAGCAGAATCTccctgacaacccagagaggtttaattgttgtgtctctgtgctgggaaagcagggcttctcctcagggaggttctactatgaggtgcaggttgaggggaagaCTGGGTGGGATCTGGGAGTGGTCAGAGAGTCCAtcaacaggaaggggaggatcACAGCGAGTCCCAAGAAGGGACAATGGACTGTATGGCTGAGGAATGGAGATGAGTATGAGGCTAATGcttccccctctgtcctcctctccctgagacagaagccccagaaggtgggggtgtttgtggactATGAGGAGGGTCTGGTCTCCTTTTATGATGTGGAGGCCAGGTCTCATATCTACTCTTTCACTCGCTGCAACTTCACTGAGAAACTCTATCCACTTTTAAGTCCCTGTATGAACAATGAAGGTAAAAACTCTGTCCCTCTGATCATCACTCCTGTCACACAGTGA
- the LOC134037692 gene encoding secretory phospholipase A2 receptor-like isoform X2 produces the protein MGKLYPATSLHVLSQRYILIPERMSWCGARSYCQQRHTDLAVIRNQSQYDEVMQIKSISPFWIGLKSNGWEWSDGECFDYSFITDTNLNNCSYFMHYKKNLGISGMDCEGPLEALCYKDLMTVEIIYQKMDWEEALQYCFDNHDGMLTITSLHDQMVVKQKLSSAGFAGHVWVGLRQSRIFGFWLWTSDVPVKWHNWEGGMAPEMPLSYNCGAVSMEDFKWSDQHCLVKRYFVCERRKL, from the exons ATGGGAAAATTGTACCCTGCGACTTCCCTTCATGTGTTATCACAAAG ATACATCCTGATCCCTGAGAGGATGAGCTGGTGTGGGGCTCGTTCTTACTGTCAGCAGAGACACACTGACCTGGCTGTCATTAGAAACCAGAGCCAGTATGATGAGGTTATGCAGATAAAGAGCATCTCTCCTTTCTGGATTGGCCTGAAGAGCAACGGCTGGGAGTGGTCTGATGGAGAGTGTTTTGACTACAGTTTCATAACTGATACAAATTTAAATAATTGTTCATACTTTATGCATTACAAAAAAAATCTTGGAATTTCCGGTATGGACTGTGAAGGGCCATTGGAAGCCTTATGTTACAAAG ACTTAATGACGGTGGAGATCATTTATCAGAAAATGGACTGGGAAGAAGCCTTACAGTACTGCTTTGACAACCACGACGGAATGCTGACCATCACGTCATTACACGATCAGATGGTGGTTAAGCAGAAGCTGAGCTCCGCCGGTTTCGCGGGTCACGTGTGGGTGGGGCTGAGACAGAGCCGTATCTTTGGGTTCTGGTTGTGGACCAGTGATGTCCCAGTGAAGTGGCATAACTGGGAAGGGGGCATGGCACCGGAGATGCCGCTGTCCTACAACTGTGGCGCTGTATCCATGGAGGACTTTAAGTGGAGCGATCAGCACTGTTTGGTCAAGCGTTACTTTGTCTgtgagaggaggaagctttaA
- the LOC134037692 gene encoding macrophage mannose receptor 1-like isoform X1 produces the protein MEMIVLLLLLCAGVRSQDTLVIGGHIRQYIRSNKTLTWSEAQTYCRTNFTDLLTMYNEKDNYIAPTSKPSSELWTGLHRRNPSLWWSNGDPVDFTPWSNAPNTDVPYCATVTTNNNITWENCTLRLPFMCYHKDIGTSYRYILIPERMSWCGARSYCQQRHTDLAVIRNQSQYDEVMQIKSISPFWIGLKSNGWEWSDGECFDYSFITDTNLNNCSYFMHYKKNLGISGMDCEGPLEALCYKDLMTVEIIYQKMDWEEALQYCFDNHDGMLTITSLHDQMVVKQKLSSAGFAGHVWVGLRQSRIFGFWLWTSDVPVKWHNWEGGMAPEMPLSYNCGAVSMEDFKWSDQHCLVKRYFVCERRKL, from the exons ATGGAGATGATTGTTCTACTTCTGCTCCTCTGCGCAG GTGTCAGGAGTCAGGACACGCTCGTTATCGGTGGTCACATCAGGCAGTATATTCGCTCAAACAAAACCCTGACCTGGTCTGAAGCACAGACTTACTGCAGGACAAATTTCACAGACCTTCTTACTATGTACAATGAAAAAGACAACTACATCGCACCTACATCTAAACCAAGTTCAGAACTCTGGACCGGTCTCCATCGTAGAAATCCCAGCCTATGGTGGTCTAATGGAGACCCTGTTGATTTTACACCATGGTCAAATGCTCCCAATACAGATGTCCCATACTGTGCAACAGTCACAACTAACAACAATATTACATGGGAAAATTGTACCCTGCGACTTCCCTTCATGTGTTATCACAAAG ACATTGGTACCTCTTACAGATACATCCTGATCCCTGAGAGGATGAGCTGGTGTGGGGCTCGTTCTTACTGTCAGCAGAGACACACTGACCTGGCTGTCATTAGAAACCAGAGCCAGTATGATGAGGTTATGCAGATAAAGAGCATCTCTCCTTTCTGGATTGGCCTGAAGAGCAACGGCTGGGAGTGGTCTGATGGAGAGTGTTTTGACTACAGTTTCATAACTGATACAAATTTAAATAATTGTTCATACTTTATGCATTACAAAAAAAATCTTGGAATTTCCGGTATGGACTGTGAAGGGCCATTGGAAGCCTTATGTTACAAAG ACTTAATGACGGTGGAGATCATTTATCAGAAAATGGACTGGGAAGAAGCCTTACAGTACTGCTTTGACAACCACGACGGAATGCTGACCATCACGTCATTACACGATCAGATGGTGGTTAAGCAGAAGCTGAGCTCCGCCGGTTTCGCGGGTCACGTGTGGGTGGGGCTGAGACAGAGCCGTATCTTTGGGTTCTGGTTGTGGACCAGTGATGTCCCAGTGAAGTGGCATAACTGGGAAGGGGGCATGGCACCGGAGATGCCGCTGTCCTACAACTGTGGCGCTGTATCCATGGAGGACTTTAAGTGGAGCGATCAGCACTGTTTGGTCAAGCGTTACTTTGTCTgtgagaggaggaagctttaA